Sequence from the Sulfuracidifex tepidarius genome:
TTTGCCTTGTAGTTCACTATCATCGCCTTAGTTATTCTCAGTAATTCGGATATCTTTCTTCCTGCCTCGAGAGGATAATAAGCCATGAACCTGATTACTCCGTCAGGGCTAACCAGGAAGACTCCCCTTATTGTCTGTCCTGATGCCTCGTCTACTATGTCGAGGAGCCTTGCGAACTTCTTGTCTGGGTCGGCTATGACGGGGAACGGTACCTTTACTCCGTATTTCTCCTGGATGTCCTTGAGCCACTCTATATGGGAGTACACGCTATCAACGCTCAGCCCTACTAACTGTACTCCGAGGTTAGCGAAGTCGTTATACGCTTTGGAGAACTCAACGAACTCCGTCGTGCATACTGGAGTGAAGTCAGCTGGGTGGGCGAAGAGGAACAACCACTTTCCTTTCCCGAATATATCCTTGTAGAAGTCGATTACACCTTGAGTCGTGAGGACTTGTGTCTCAGGGAACTTTTGGTAGAGTTTCATTTTGTATTCACTACAACTTAACACTCACTGTATCCTTTAAGGTTATCTTAAGATTAATGGAGAAAAACCGTTTTTATTGGTCAATGAGACATTGCTCTATTCTCTCTGAATTCCTGAAATCCAGCGTTCCTGATTGCGTTCTCTACCTTGTCGGTGACCCAGTTCATCATGAACCTCCTCACTCCTATCCTCCTGAAGAAGCGGTGAATTGCAGGGACCCTAAGTGCCGCTCCAGCTGCTAGGGGATGCCCCCCACCGCCGAACTCTAGGGCGAACCTCCTAATCTCGTATTTTGAGCTCCTGAATGAAATTGATTTTCCGTTAGCTGACACGAAGACCACTGCACCAGTCCTGGTCATGATGTACTGAGAGGCGTAACTTATGTCAGGAGGGCCGCGCCACCTTATGGCCACGGCGACCTTCTTTCCGTCTATCTCTATGACCTTGAAGTACTTGTTGAGCTTGTTGTACCCTTTGAGTTCCTCGTCCACTTTCCTCTCCAGTATAGACTGGAACTCATCGTTCCAGAGGACTCCTTTGTAGAAAATCTCCATCAGGTGTATTTTCCACGAGAAATCCGGTGAGTACTCTACTACCCTCCTGAGCTTCTCCCCCATTGGATCGTCGTGGAGCCATATGTCCACAGAGCAGTCCGCTGAAGCTAGCTTCGACGAGAAATCATCGTCAGGGTTCATGTTCTTGTGTACGACTCCTGCTCCGCACGTTGAAACGTCGTGATACAGCTTGACTCCAGCCTCTGTGACTTTTGTCTTCCACTCGTCCTTCCAAACGTGATGGTCGAACCATTGAACTTCAACGCCTTGAGAGGTTATCCACTTCAATCTCTCCACTACAGCGTCTATTGTGGAACCGTTAGCTCCGAGGTCAGCCATGACTATTTTCTTTACTCCTCTGAGTTCCAACTTGTTGAGGAAGTTGTGGAGACGAGTAGGTTCAGTGAAAAAAGTGTTTTTAGGCAGTTGACCCACTGCTCTTGCATAGACTGCTGCAGACGCAGTGCCGTCAAAGTCATTGTGGACTATCGCGTAGTAATCTTCCATTTCTTGTTAATCTTGTAGGTTAACTCCTTTAAATGTAGTTATTATGCCCTTGTAAAGGAAATCCACTTGTCTCAGGGTGGAGAAATAATCGAATTCGTCAAGTGCGGAGATCCCCTCTTTCGGGACTATCACGTTGTACCACCTAAGCGCTGCGCTCCCTGCAGTGTGAAGAACGCATATGTTAGCGACCGTACCCGTCACTACGATGTTCTTGATGTTCTTAACCCTCAGGAGGTAGTCCAGTGAAGTACCGAAGAACGCATCGTATCTGTATTTCCTGATCAGGAAGTCGTCCTTGTCTGGAGACAAGTCAGAGTATATCTCAGCTCCCCAAGTCCCAGCTAAGGCGTGCTCTCCCCATATCTTGAACTCCGGGTCGTCCTTCATGTGCCAGTCTTGTGTGTAGATTACCAATGAGCCGGAATTCCTGAACTTCTTGATCAGATCCCTTATTGGCTCCACGGTTTTCTCAGCGTCAGGGACGTAGAGCTTCCCGTCCTTGTGTACGAAGTCGTTCTGCATGTCAACTATCAGGAGAGCCGTTGACGATGGAGGGAGATCAACCTTCTCCTTTTCGTGGATTTCCGGTACTTTAACCTGCATATATACTACTTTTGCTATCTATATTAAAATGGATTCACGTTGTTGATGGCTACTCGTTTGGGGATCACGTCTCCTTTGCGAATTCAGTTTATTTATCTAAATCAAATGAATTTAATTGAACGCTCTCGCATGGACTGGGTAAGGATTCACGCTTGGCAATTTCCTTTATGTGATCTATTTTTGTGATAATTACAATCTACAATGGAAACCTGAATCGCTCAGTTGATTCCTTGCTTTCCCCAATACTGTAATCTGTGTCTCATCTCGCAAAATAGACTATGTCATTTTCCCTTTTCCTTTTCCTTCTTTTTATGTTCCTTGGTTAGCTTGTCCGTCTCTCGAAGAATCTGTGGATAACCCTTTCTTGATAGCTCAACACAGTTATCAAGGTTCGCCTTATTGCCAATGCTGTAGAAATACCTTCCAACCTTCACGCCTTCTCTTCTCCCGTTAACTACAACATAGTTCACGTCCCCGTCCTGGACTATCTCCCCTGTGAGTCTGGACTTTGCTATTCCAATAGTTGGGATATCCAGGAGGACTCCGAGGACTACGGCGATCCCGCTCCTCCTGGGGTGAGCGGTCCCGTGCCCGTCTACAAGGAGAAGGTCGCACTCCATCCCTTCCAATGCCCTCATCATTATCGGAGCCTCCCTCATGAAGAGGTATCCCGAGATGTAAGGGAAGTCCACTTCTCCGGAGTAAACTCGATGTTCCATTACCTCGTCTAACGTCCCGCGCGAAGCAACTGCGAACCCGGTCTTTCCTTCATAGGCAACGTCAACTGCGCAAACTTGGTTCACTTCCTGCAAGTCCAGTCTCTCCTCTTTTATCGATGAGGCGAACATGCCTTGCAGGTACCTCAAGAAGAGGAGAGTATGCTCTTCAACCATTCTGCCTTCTCCTCAACTTCCTTTACGAATAGCTCTTGTTTGTAGCTTTGGACCGCGCCTTCCCTCTTTTCCCTGACGGTTTCTATCGCTTTGTCGAAGGGTAGACCTTCCAACACTAGCAGGGAGCTAAGCACGGTTCCAGTCCTTCCTATTCCGCCCACACAGTGAACCAGTGTAGGAGAGTTGTTTCTTTTTTCTTTAATCCACCTCGCAATTTGAACGAACTGTTCCATGGATGGAGGCATGTTGTCCTCCACAGGGACGTGTATGAAGTCCAAGTTGTATTTCCTCAAGATTGAAAAATAGTAGTCCTTATCTCCCCACGATTCCTCTATTTCCCATTCCTCCGGCAAGACTACGACCCTCTTGATTCCCTCCATGACCCACTGCTGGATTTCAGCCTCCATGTAAGGGATACATGATCCTGCTAACTCGTTCTTCTTAACCCAATACATTCATCACGCACCCTTCAGATGATCCGCTGCTCCTCATAGTTCAGCTTATTATCTTACGGGGGGAGAGTTAAATATTATGCAGGAGGAATTTGAAAGACTGTCTACTGGAGTTCCTGGATTTGATAGACTTGTAGAGGGAGGGATCCCTCAAGGCTTCGTGGTAGCCCTCACGGGAGAGCCTGGGACAGGCAAGACGATTTTCTCCCTTCACTTCATAGCGGAAGGCCTACGAAAAGGTGACCCTTGCGTTTACGTCACTACCGAGGAGAGGAGGGAATCTATAACCAGACAAGCCTCTCAGTTCGGGTGGGACTTCTCCTCACATCTTGGAAAGAAATTGGTGATCATAGACGCCCTCATGAAGGAGAAAGACGATCAGTGGTCTCTGATGAAAGTGACTGCAGAGGAGGTCGTGCAGAAGGTAATAGAGGCTAAGAAGGTTTTAGGTTATGGAAAAGGGAGGCTTGTCATAGACAGCGTCAGTACCCTCTTCCTCGACAAACCTGCAATGGCGAGGAAGATAAGTTATTACCTGAAGCGTTCTCTCGATAAATGGAAGTTCACAACGTACATGACCTCACAGTACGCAGTTACCACCTCGCAAGCTTTCGGGTTCGGAATAGAACACGTCGCTGACGGTATCATAAGGTTCAGAAGGGTAGTCAAGAACGGAAGGTTGAGGAAGTTCATCATCATAGAGAAGATGAGACAGACCGACCACGATAAGCACGTGTGGGAAGTCGATGTGGAGAAGGGAAGAGGGTTCGTACTCCTCGGGAAAGTCGATGAGAGGGCCGAGGACTTCAAGCTTATGAAATGAACTACTTCCCTTCAGATAATGAGAGAGAGGGAGTCTTTTCTGCTCAACATTAGAGAAAAGATCACCTCAAGACTGACGGTAAAAATTCCTTATCTAGAATAAAAGGAATGAGACCCCGGTTTTATAGCTTTCATGGATTTATGGTCTTCATACAGTTTAAAATAAGGCTACTAGAGTGTCTTACCTTCAGATAGAGTTATGCTTTACCGCTCTCAGCTTTGCTCGTCAGAAACCTAGAGAACGAGAGGATAGCTACTATGCCTGCTAGTACTAGAAGGGTAGAGTTGGTTGTAATTCCGTTGAAGACATCTATCAGTATTTCCCTTACTACGAAAGAGATAGAGGCATCTATGACGTAGCTTGCAGTTCTCCCCTTTCCCGACAAGTAGTCCTCAATAGCAAGGTATATCTCCAACAACACTATGATCAGAAGTGCGTCCTCTATAGCAGTTGACACCAATGCAGTTACTCCCACGGTTATGGCTGCAAAAGCTGTGAAGAAAATTGTTATTCCTATCTGTACTATTATTGCAAAAACAACTAAAGCCCTTACAACAATCCCAATTATTTTAAAAAGTAATTTGTCATCAAATTTTATCTTATCGAAAGGTACTTTCAAGCTATAAGACTTAGACCATCACGATTAAAAAAGTACTCAGAGGAGGTCCTCCGTGGTCTGAGGCTCTATTCATGTCAAAGTATTGGCCTCTTCCTAGAGTGTTTTCCCGACATGCCTTTAAACCTCTCCTCGTCCCATACGTTACCTCTCTCGTGATATCCTCTCTCTTCCCAATACCCGTCAATGTATTTGTCCATGAACTGGATCTCCGTCAGCCACTTGGCGCTCTTCCAACCATACAAGTGCGGAATTATCGGCCTAGCAGGGAATCCGTTCTTATCGGGAATTGGCTTTCCGTTCATCAGCAAGGCTACCATGGATTGGGGATCGTTCTTCAAGTCCTCGAACGGTATAATCGTGGTGTATCCATCCAAGCTGTAGAAGTTCACCCACTTAACGTTGTCCTTAACTCCGGCCTTCTCCAATAGGTAAGAGAAGGGCACTCCTTCCCATTCCACATCGAGTACGCTCCACCCCGTGACACAGTGGAAATCAGTCTTCACTTTGGCGTGGGGCAACTCCTTCATTAGCTGATCGTAAGTGAAGGAAAGCTCGTTCTGTACTAACCCAGTTACTTTCAGGTTGTATTTTTGTATCTCCACTTCTGGAATTCCGAACTCCGCGTAAATTATGAAGTTCTTAACTACGTGTTGATTGGGTGGCATTTCTTTAGTTTGCTTTTCCATACATTAGTATAGTTAACGCGGTTAAAAAACAAGAGTTAGGAGAATTCTTCACCTCTTCATGCTCTGCATGTGCAACATGTGATGAAGAGCTATTAGAAGGTCACGTTCAGTTATGATTCCCGTCGCACTTCCTTCTTTATCCATGATTATGAATGATCCCTTCTTCTTGTCCAACAGCTCCTTCGCTGCGTCGTTCACGTATGTTTCTGGATCTATGGAAAGGATGGGGAACTTCATGATTTCTGAGACTTTCTTACCGAAGAACAGTGAAGGGTCTTTTTTCTCAACGAATTTGGCGAACGCTTTTATCGCGTCAGTTGCAGTTATGATCCCTTTCACTTTACCTTCCTCATTAACAACTGGCAACCTCCTGAAACCCCTCTTCATCATTAGGGATACAGCTTCCTCTAGCCTCACCCCACCGTCTATCGTTGCGACTCTTGTAGTGGCGAATGACTTCACTTTATAGAGCCTTGGCAGGTCTTGGTAAAGAAGCAGGAATTCTCTTTCAGTTACTATCCCCTTGGGGGAGTGTGTCTTGTCTACTACCGGCATTGAACCGTAATCATGAGAAACCATGACATTTATGACGTCCAGTGCAATGTCTTCCTCGTAAGCAACAGAAGGAGAACATACCATGTGGTCCTTTACGGGACCGTAAAGTACCTTCTTCATTACGTCTTCTGGGCATTGAGAGGGACACTGTTCAACTATCAGCTCGAGCAGGTCCCTGGTTGTGACTAACCCTTCAACTTTTTCCTTGCCTACTATAACTCTGCCCAGTCCGAACTTGTTCACCTTTGATATTGCCTCCACCAAAGGTTCGTCCTTGTTCAGCGTAGGAGGGTCTGGGATCATCAAAGTCTTTATCAAGATATTCCCGAGTGTCATATGTAACTTTTTATTAGTTTTTATGCTTAAAAAATATCATGAACGATTACAGAAGAACGTGTCTAGCTATAGTTAGGAAAAAAGGGGAGTTCCTGATGTTTCTGAAGAAGAAGGGGTTAGGTGAAGGGTACTACAACTTCCCTGGAGGAAAGGTAGAAAAGGGTGAGAAACCTTGTGAGTGTGCTGTAAGGGAACTGAAGGAAGAGACTTGCCTTAACGGCGAGGAGCTAGAGAAGGTGGGCGAAATAACTTACAGGCTCGACGACGGGGAAATAAGTCAAATGAGCATTTACGAAATCAAGAAGTACAATGGAGAGTTATGTGAATCAGACGAAGGGAGACCGCTATGGGTTAAGGAGATACCTTTAGACAAGATGTGGGAGGACGATAAGGTTTGGATACCGATGGTCATGAGCGGAAAGAAAGTGAAATGTGAGTTCCTTTTCTCCAGCGATTGGAAGCAGTATCATGGAGGAGAGTGCAAGGAAGCCTCATTTTAAATTAGGAGAGAGCCTTACAAACACTATTAAGAGAAGTTATTAAAATTGGTAAGTTGGAGAAATTGAGGAACCTTCAAGTACACATGATGTCTTGTATAACCTGGCTGTCCGTGAAACTTTTCCTTACGGGATATCGTACAATGAAACTTACTACCTCTCGTCTTACCTTGACTAGGTTAAGCGTTATGGTGGGAGGGAGTCATTTTTCATGCGCACCTATGAAGTTATTCAATGTGAATATAGACGCGTTTGTAATTAAGGTAATAAAGAAGTATGGCAAAGAAATAATATGAAAGCAATAGTAGTTAAACCAGGGGAAAAAGGAGCTACTCTAAAAGATGTAGAATTGAAAGAAACTGTAGGTGAGAATGAAGTAAAGTTGAGGACTCTCAGGGTCGGGATCTGCGGGACAGATAGAGGGATAGTGACGGGGAAGCTGAGCTTCGCTAGACCTCCAGAAGGAGCTGATTATTTAGTGTTAGGACATGAGGGTCTGGCCAGAGCCGAGGAAGTAGGACAAAACGTTGACCTTAAAGAAGGGGATCTAGTAGTTCCCGTGGTTAGGAGAGGGTGTAGCAAATGCCTTAACTGCAAGATTGGGAGACAAGACTTCTGCGAGACAGGAGAATTCATAGAAGCTGGGATTAGGGGCATGCAGGGTTTTATGAGGGAAGAGTTCGTGGACGACGCGAAGTACCTAGTAAAGGTACCACGAGACTTGGGTGAACTAGCAGTCCTAGCTGAGCCCTTATCTAACGTAATGAAGGCTTACAACGAATTAGTTTTCGTCCAAAAGCGAAGCGTATGGAACTGCGATGATTCCACGTTTGGGTGTAGGAAAGCCACAATCATAGGTTCCGGACCGATAGGTCAGTTCTTCGCGATGGTCTTCAAGGACAACGGATTTAAGGTCACCGTAGTCAACAGGAGGGATCCTAACCAGATAGAGGATAAAATATCTAGGGTGGTGGGATATTCTTTCGTCAATACTTCAAAGGGTCTGGACGACGTGCCTGAGAGCGACGTAATAGTAGATACGTCAGGCTACCCTTCAGCCTTCATACCGCTCCTCAGGAAAATGAAGCGCAATGGTGTCCTTCTACTCTTCGGGACTGTTGGAGGGGAAAAGGCAGAGATAACCTCAGACCTGATAACGTTCTTTGTGGAATACAACATTTCCGTGATAGGGAGCGTCAATGCGAGTAAGTTGGACTTCGAACAAGGCATGACTTTTCTCTCGGTATGGAAGTCTAGGTATAACGGCGTGCTTCAGGATATGATAACTAAGGTAGTTAAACCTGAAGAAACGCAGGACGCCATACTTGAGAAGGAAAAGGGAAGCATAAAGACTGTCATAGAGTGG
This genomic interval carries:
- a CDS encoding peroxiredoxin, with protein sequence MKLYQKFPETQVLTTQGVIDFYKDIFGKGKWLFLFAHPADFTPVCTTEFVEFSKAYNDFANLGVQLVGLSVDSVYSHIEWLKDIQEKYGVKVPFPVIADPDKKFARLLDIVDEASGQTIRGVFLVSPDGVIRFMAYYPLEAGRKISELLRITKAMIVNYKAKVVLPANWEPGQDVIVPPPNVFDEATMRMKMPKAKAWYLLFKDYNELPSDQKV
- a CDS encoding DHH family phosphoesterase; translation: MEDYYAIVHNDFDGTASAAVYARAVGQLPKNTFFTEPTRLHNFLNKLELRGVKKIVMADLGANGSTIDAVVERLKWITSQGVEVQWFDHHVWKDEWKTKVTEAGVKLYHDVSTCGAGVVHKNMNPDDDFSSKLASADCSVDIWLHDDPMGEKLRRVVEYSPDFSWKIHLMEIFYKGVLWNDEFQSILERKVDEELKGYNKLNKYFKVIEIDGKKVAVAIRWRGPPDISYASQYIMTRTGAVVFVSANGKSISFRSSKYEIRRFALEFGGGGHPLAAGAALRVPAIHRFFRRIGVRRFMMNWVTDKVENAIRNAGFQEFRENRAMSH
- a CDS encoding cysteine hydrolase family protein; this encodes MQVKVPEIHEKEKVDLPPSSTALLIVDMQNDFVHKDGKLYVPDAEKTVEPIRDLIKKFRNSGSLVIYTQDWHMKDDPEFKIWGEHALAGTWGAEIYSDLSPDKDDFLIRKYRYDAFFGTSLDYLLRVKNIKNIVVTGTVANICVLHTAGSAALRWYNVIVPKEGISALDEFDYFSTLRQVDFLYKGIITTFKGVNLQD
- a CDS encoding endonuclease V, whose amino-acid sequence is MVEEHTLLFLRYLQGMFASSIKEERLDLQEVNQVCAVDVAYEGKTGFAVASRGTLDEVMEHRVYSGEVDFPYISGYLFMREAPIMMRALEGMECDLLLVDGHGTAHPRRSGIAVVLGVLLDIPTIGIAKSRLTGEIVQDGDVNYVVVNGRREGVKVGRYFYSIGNKANLDNCVELSRKGYPQILRETDKLTKEHKKKEKEKGK
- a CDS encoding protein-tyrosine phosphatase family protein, translated to MYWVKKNELAGSCIPYMEAEIQQWVMEGIKRVVVLPEEWEIEESWGDKDYYFSILRKYNLDFIHVPVEDNMPPSMEQFVQIARWIKEKRNNSPTLVHCVGGIGRTGTVLSSLLVLEGLPFDKAIETVREKREGAVQSYKQELFVKEVEEKAEWLKSILSSS
- a CDS encoding KaiC domain-containing protein — encoded protein: MQEEFERLSTGVPGFDRLVEGGIPQGFVVALTGEPGTGKTIFSLHFIAEGLRKGDPCVYVTTEERRESITRQASQFGWDFSSHLGKKLVIIDALMKEKDDQWSLMKVTAEEVVQKVIEAKKVLGYGKGRLVIDSVSTLFLDKPAMARKISYYLKRSLDKWKFTTYMTSQYAVTTSQAFGFGIEHVADGIIRFRRVVKNGRLRKFIIIEKMRQTDHDKHVWEVDVEKGRGFVLLGKVDERAEDFKLMK
- a CDS encoding phosphate-starvation-inducible PsiE family protein translates to MKVPFDKIKFDDKLLFKIIGIVVRALVVFAIIVQIGITIFFTAFAAITVGVTALVSTAIEDALLIIVLLEIYLAIEDYLSGKGRTASYVIDASISFVVREILIDVFNGITTNSTLLVLAGIVAILSFSRFLTSKAESGKA
- a CDS encoding sulfite oxidase-like oxidoreductase, whose translation is MEKQTKEMPPNQHVVKNFIIYAEFGIPEVEIQKYNLKVTGLVQNELSFTYDQLMKELPHAKVKTDFHCVTGWSVLDVEWEGVPFSYLLEKAGVKDNVKWVNFYSLDGYTTIIPFEDLKNDPQSMVALLMNGKPIPDKNGFPARPIIPHLYGWKSAKWLTEIQFMDKYIDGYWEERGYHERGNVWDEERFKGMSGKHSRKRPIL
- a CDS encoding CBS domain-containing protein yields the protein MTLGNILIKTLMIPDPPTLNKDEPLVEAISKVNKFGLGRVIVGKEKVEGLVTTRDLLELIVEQCPSQCPEDVMKKVLYGPVKDHMVCSPSVAYEEDIALDVINVMVSHDYGSMPVVDKTHSPKGIVTEREFLLLYQDLPRLYKVKSFATTRVATIDGGVRLEEAVSLMMKRGFRRLPVVNEEGKVKGIITATDAIKAFAKFVEKKDPSLFFGKKVSEIMKFPILSIDPETYVNDAAKELLDKKKGSFIIMDKEGSATGIITERDLLIALHHMLHMQSMKR
- a CDS encoding 8-oxo-dGTP diphosphatase — translated: MNDYRRTCLAIVRKKGEFLMFLKKKGLGEGYYNFPGGKVEKGEKPCECAVRELKEETCLNGEELEKVGEITYRLDDGEISQMSIYEIKKYNGELCESDEGRPLWVKEIPLDKMWEDDKVWIPMVMSGKKVKCEFLFSSDWKQYHGGECKEASF
- a CDS encoding glucose 1-dehydrogenase, coding for MKAIVVKPGEKGATLKDVELKETVGENEVKLRTLRVGICGTDRGIVTGKLSFARPPEGADYLVLGHEGLARAEEVGQNVDLKEGDLVVPVVRRGCSKCLNCKIGRQDFCETGEFIEAGIRGMQGFMREEFVDDAKYLVKVPRDLGELAVLAEPLSNVMKAYNELVFVQKRSVWNCDDSTFGCRKATIIGSGPIGQFFAMVFKDNGFKVTVVNRRDPNQIEDKISRVVGYSFVNTSKGLDDVPESDVIVDTSGYPSAFIPLLRKMKRNGVLLLFGTVGGEKAEITSDLITFFVEYNISVIGSVNASKLDFEQGMTFLSVWKSRYNGVLQDMITKVVKPEETQDAILEKEKGSIKTVIEWSK